From one Eucalyptus grandis isolate ANBG69807.140 chromosome 9, ASM1654582v1, whole genome shotgun sequence genomic stretch:
- the LOC120288310 gene encoding uncharacterized protein LOC120288310 — translation MTKFSTLEKRDKPLVLKELRKLWDKLEPNLPWEKGAYNESNTLLLDDSPYKALRNPANTGIFPYSYHYRDAKDNSIGPGGDLRVYLESLALADDVRKYVEQNPFGQRAITNSNPSWNYYKRVLASHPPEDATSISNVGSRQTTSSPKSATWMDRALPHIGGDRYDPLF, via the exons ATGACAAAGTTCTCTACCCTCGAGAAGAGGGATAAGCCCCTGGTTTTGAAGGAACTTAGGAAATTGTGGGATAAGCTCGAGCCTAATCTTCCATGGGAGAAAGGAGCGTATAATGAGTCAAACACTTTGTTGTTGGATGATTCTCCATACAAAGCCCTTCGCAATCCG GCAAACACTGGAATATTTCCCTATTCATACCACTATAGAGATGCCAAAGACAATTCTATAG GACCTGGAGGTGACCTGCGGGTCTACCTAGAAAGCTTAGCTTTGGCCGACGATGTTAGGAAGTATGTGGAGCAGAATCCATTTGGTCAAAGAGCAATCACAAATTCAAATCCATCCTGGAACTATTATAAGAGGGTGTTAGCTTCGCACCCACCTGAAGATGCTACTTCTATATCGAA TGTTGGATCAAGACAAACAACTTCCTCACCAAAATCTGCCACGTGGATGGACCGGGCTTTACCACATATTGGTGGTGATCGATATGATCCACTTTTTTGA